The DNA window CGGGTCATGAACGGGGCCATGGAGATCGGCGTGCTGACCTCGTTCCTGCTGTACATCCGGCGGTTCTTCGAGCCCATGGCGGAGATCAGCCAGTTCTACAACTCCTTCCAGGGCGCGGCGGTGGCCCTCGAGAAGCTCTCCGGCGTGCTGGAGGAGGAGCCCTCGGTGCCGATGCCGGCGAACGCCGCGCCCGAGCCCGCGGGGGGATGGCGAGGCGAGGTGCGCCTCGAACGCGTCCGGTTCGGGTACCGCGACGACATGGAGGTGGTGCAGGACCTCGACCTCGTCATCCCGGCCGGGCAGACGCTGGCCCTGCTGGGACGCACGGGGGCCGGAAAGACCACCATCGCCCGCCTCCTGGCTCGGTTCTACGACCCGGCCGGAGGTCGCGTGGTGGTCGACGGGGTGCCGCTGCCCGACCTCACCGAGGAGCAGCTCCGGAGCGTCGTCGCCATGGTCACCCAGGAGAACTTCCTGTTCAGCGGGACGGTTGCGGACAACATCGCCTTCGGGCGGCCGGACGCGACGCGGGCCGACGTGGGGGCGGCGGCGCGGGCCATCGGCGCCGACGGCTTCATCGAAAGCCTTCCGGAGGGCTACGACACCGACCTCGGCAAGCGGGGGAGCCGCCTGAGCGCGGGACAGCGGCAGCTGGTGGCGTTCGCCCGGGCCTTCCTGGCCGACCCGGTGGTGCTCATCCTCGACGAGGCCACGAGCTCCCTCGACATCCCGAGCGAGCGAGCGGTGCAGCGGGCGCTCCGGACGGTCCTCGCCGACCGGACCGCGCTCATCATCGCGCACCGCCTGAGCACGGTGGAGATCGCCGACCGGGTGATCGTGCTGGAGGGCGGCCGGATTGTCGAAGACGGCCCTCCTGCGGAGCTGCTCGCCTCCGAGGGGCACTACGCCGACCTCCACCGCGCCTGGCGGGATAGCCTGGTGTGAATCCGAGCGATCGCGCGAGCCGGGGACCGGCCCCGTCGCGGTCGCTTGGGGGCGCAAGAAATGAGGGAGTTCGCATGACCCCGCGGGAACAGGAAGAGGTTTTCGACAGTCCCTCGGGCTGGGTGGCCCGGCACGTCCGGCGCTACGTCGAGACGGAGGGCAGGGAGGGCCACGAGTGGCGAGGCGTACACACGCTCCTGCTCACCACTCGCGGCCGGAGGTCGGGAAAGCTTCGGCGGACCGCCCTGATCTATGGAACGGACGAGGATCGCCATCTGGTCGTGGCGTCTCAGGGCGGTGCGGAGGAGCACCCGGCCTGGTACCTCAACCTGGTGGATGACCCGGACGTCCAGCTCCAGGTCGGGGCGGACAGGTTCTCGGCGCGAGCCCGCACCGCAACCCCGGAGGAGAAGCCTCGCCTGTGGCGCGTCATGGCTTCGATCTGGCCGGACTACGACCAGTACCAGGCCAGGACCACGCGAGACATCCCGGTGGTCATCCTGGAACGCGCCCCGGCCTAGCGGGCTTCCCGCCGGTCGAACCACTCGTAGAGGTCGCGAACGGACTCCTCGACCGGGCGGGGACGGTGCCCGAGCTC is part of the Actinomycetota bacterium genome and encodes:
- a CDS encoding nitroreductase family deazaflavin-dependent oxidoreductase gives rise to the protein MTPREQEEVFDSPSGWVARHVRRYVETEGREGHEWRGVHTLLLTTRGRRSGKLRRTALIYGTDEDRHLVVASQGGAEEHPAWYLNLVDDPDVQLQVGADRFSARARTATPEEKPRLWRVMASIWPDYDQYQARTTRDIPVVILERAPA